A stretch of DNA from Cryptomeria japonica chromosome 4, Sugi_1.0, whole genome shotgun sequence:
TAATGTATTAAGTTATATGAGTTAGAATGTTTTTTTATCGAGTAATTAGGTTTCTACAATCTACAGTTCTGATCAATGTTGTTTTTGGATAAGATTGTGTGGCAGTTTTCTGCATCAATGTTGTGGATCACATTCCATATTCTATCTTTTCTTTTAGATTcttcattctgatgatggatcacagaatgtGTTCCAAAATGTTGATGGAAAAAACTACTAGACAATCTAACCCAGAACCAGCATTGACCAAAAATCGAATAGATCGCTGCGACATTCATTACTGTCCTGCTATTAGATAGTGCCAATGTTTGGAACTATCCACTTGAATGCACTTCTATTATTTGAAACTATCTCAGACAACTCCAACTTCAAATGAAATTCAAGCAGGGTTGGAGTTTTTGTTTATGACATTGAGATGTAATACAAGTGTTTAAGAGTTCCGATTATGAAGAGGGGTTAAGAAGGGTTTTGATGGAGCTGCTATAGGAATTGTTTTTGTGGAATAAGGGGTCCTATGAGAAGGAAACATTATGGGACACGATAAAATAGAATCTTGTGCAAGAAAGTAAGAGTTCCTACTTTTTAGATTTTAGTTTTGAGAGGGTGTTTCTGAGGTGGGGCTGTAAGTTTCCCTCACCCACTTCTTAAAATTTTATTGCCACGTGTCAGtcatgtataattttttaaaatcctTGTCAATGATTTTTTAGATTCACTTAGATTTTTTAAGAGCATTGCTCCAAACCACAATTTTATATTTGATTTCTCAGCTGATATAACTATGATCTTTTTAGGAGCCTTGATAATCAAGTGCTTACATGAATTTGATAACAATAATAAATAGTGCTAAAAATCCAGTGATCCAATAGATTTTTAGCAGCAGTGATTGCTAAAACATCATACATGTTCTAATTGAAATCATGCAGGGTCTAAATTTGTTTTTCATATGACTGTATTTAAGGATTTTTTGTTGTAAAATACAATTATAGTTTTAGTTAGATTGTATCACAAGAAAGTGAAATACTGTTAAAAGTTATGTAAGATTATTTGAAGCTTAATTGTATAATAAGTTACGTCTAGAAGTTGAATTGTATAATAAAATACGTCTTACTGTTTGAAGAACAACTTTAAATGAATAACCATCATAAGAAAATGCTTGACATGCATCATCAACTACCAGAATTAAACAACCATATATACAGATAAGAGAAATTTCCAACTCCACTTCAAATACTCTAATTTATTTCATAATAATCATACCACTGAAACATCTGACCCATGAATGATAATTTAAACAACTTTCTTTATTTGAAAATGTTTTCTTTTCTCAAAACCACTTGATATTTAAAAATTCAagttatattaaaaaaattcaGGACGACTGCAAATCTGGCCTTTGCTAAGAGGAAACCAGTACATTTAATATCACCAAGGCAAGAATTTGGCCTGGCAAAAGACACAagcaataattttttaaaaaaacggAAGAAAAAACAATTCTGAATATTTTGAGACCGTACATACTACAAAACTGTGAAAGGCCAGCGTACGTAGGTGAGCCCAAATGTCGAAGTAAGAGCTACTTGACACCAGTAAAGTGTGAAGCCGACATTATGTATTTGAGGTTTTGGAAATGCATCATAACAGACAATACACTAGGTTATTTCATTCCTTAAATTACATTATAATTGAATTGAATTATAACTTTTAAAAATAAGAAGAACAATAGCCACCCATATGGaattttaatcaataattttttaactcgttttttataatttattcaattcaaaattaaaaatttgattttttttatttgtatatatatatatattaataaagcCTTTGAAAGACTTCTATTTTAACACCACCTCATGTAGACCTTAgaccaaacctttcagctacatgCCACCACACACAACATTTAAACTACAAGAGGTTAACTTACAAAGCAACTCATAATAGAGTCACCAGTATCAACCCAAATATCCTATAGCATTGCTCCAGACAAAACTGTAAGTCCAAAATCCCAAAATCTGCAAATGCAGTTTTATCTCTGTCCCCATCAATCACCACCTCATTGTCTACATATGAATTCGTTCCATATGCACTCAAATCCTTATTTCTCTGAGTGAGGTCACACCAGACAATTTATGAGTTTCCTTTGGCTATTCTCTTATCTCGACCGACCTCAAAACTACTTCCACTATAAATTCTCAAACGAACCAAATTCTTCGTCACACCCACATTGATTTCAGAATCTCACTCtagtcatttttacaaagataatGATGATGATAGAGAGTTGGGCATCCACAGTAGTTGTGATTGTGTGTGGGATATACACAATCTACTATGCTTTGAGGATGTTCAATAGCTGGTGGTACAAACCCACCTTGAAGAAGGACAGTGCCCCTCTTCCACCAGGAGATATGGGGTGGCCCTTCTTGGGCAACATGCTTAGCTTTCTCAGAGCTTTCAAGTCCACCAACCCAGAGGCCTTCATTTCAAGCTTTGTTTCCAGGTTGGCCTTATTATTAACATCTTACTCTGAAGAAAACAGAACTTTCTATGAATAGACATATTGCTTAGACTTTCTTGCATGTAATTGAAGTTTAATTTCCAAAAGACATGCCTCAAATTCACCATCTTCAATCATTTCCTGAGTTGTATTAAAAGTTGTAGTTTTGGGTTTTTTAATTATTAGTTTCCTTGGTTTGTTGAATGCATACCATGTTTAATATACATGTTTTCTCGAGTTATATTAACTTCCCCAGGGCATTGCTAAAGTTTGCCAATTCCAATCACCTCAACTTGTATTTTAGAGCACTGTATTCTTAATCTCTTTCCTTTTCTGAAACACCCCAAGAAGTATAAATCCCATTAGATCAAATCATGCCTCATTTTTTCCTTTCAATACTGAGTTGTTTGAGGACTTTAGCAGGAGGCATTAACAAGCATTTTGATACAACTTTCCTCTGTTTTCCGAGTGGATACAATGATAATTACTTCTATACGTGAAATCATTCTATGTTTTCTGGTTTCTCAGGTTCAGGAGGGTTGGTCTATACAAGGCATTCATGTTCGGGAAGCCCACAATTTTAGCAACATGTCCAGAAGTCTGCAAGCTAATTCTAATGGATGATGTCCATTTTATTCCTGGGTGGCCAAAATCTGCTGTTGAGCTTATTGGCAGTAAATCCTTTGTGGGTATCACCTTTGAGGAACACAAGCGTCTTCGCAAGCTCACTGCAGCACCAGTAACTGGAAATGAGGTCTTATCAAAGTACTTAACTTGGATTGAGCAAACTGTGGATTCGGATTTAGAGAAGTGGTCCAAAATGGACAAGGTTGATTTTCTCACACATATTAGAAAGGTGAGATTAATGGCAATCTCTTACAAGTATTATGCTCTCTTATTCTCACCGCTAAACAGTTTATATGTGGTTCTGCAGCTTACTTTCGACATAATCGCATACATCTTCCTCAGTAATGAGACAAATGAGGAGATAATGGCTCTAGAAAGGGAGTATACTACTCTGAATTTGGGTGTCAGAGCCATGGCAATCAATTTACCTGGTACTGCATACAATAAAGCCCTTAAGGTTAGTTTACCTGAATAGACCATGCTACTTAATCTGAAAACAATTTCATCGTTGTTTTGGTATGCTGTCTTAATTGCGTTATTTTTTGTTTCACCCGAAATTCCTATATTAAGCAAGAATAAGTTCAAACAATGGTGATGTGATCCCTAAATTTTGAAAGAGTTGTGGATTATTGAAAGAGTTTTTTTCTGGATAAAACTGTGTATCTGTTTTtttcaatgttttgaatcacaccCAGTGATTCATCATCAAAAACTGAATAAAACAATGGTGATATGTTTGTTTGGATGGTGAAATAGGCAAGGAAAAATCTGGTGGCCATTCTTCAGTCAATGATTGACAGGAGGAGGGCAGAACAGGGAGGAAAGGAAGATAAGAAAGTAGATATGTTAGATGTATTACTCAAGGTGAAGGATCAACATGGTAGGCTGTTAGAAGATGAGGAGATTATTGATTTATTAGTCATGTATTTGAATGCGGGGCATGAATCCTCTGGGCATATGACCATGTGGACTGTTGTTTTTCTACTACAGAATCCTGAAATGTATGCAAAAGCAAAGGTGAGTACAGCCCAAATTACTATCTTGCTGCAATTATTTTCATTACAAAAGCTGATAGAAAAAAATGTTCTTTCAGGCTGAACAGGAGGATATCGTTAGAAGGAGGCCAGAGGGACAAAAGAACCTCGTATATTCAGAACTTCGAGAAATGGAATACCTTCATAAGGTTAGATTCGTTACAGTGGAAAACAGGGGATTGAAATGAAGCAATAATATTTTCAGTTAACTTTAGAggtagcatgatttttctattcAGGTTATAAACGAAAGCCTCCGCTTAGTGAGCTTTTCATCAATGGTTTTCAGAGAGGCTCTAGATGATGTTGAATTGAATGGTAGGTATCTGTTTTTTCATTATATAAATTCCACTGATTCTTcaactttatgctcttcattgtcCCCTGAATTTAGAATCCACGTTAATGCTAGTTAACTGTTACTCAAGGTTATACAATTCCAAagggatggagaatacaaatttGGATGAGGAATGTACATCTGGACCCTGAAGTTTATCCTCATCCAAAGAAATTTGATCCAGAAAGATGGGAGGTAAATGCCTTAAAACCCCTGTCTTTGTGTGATTTTTCAGTTCGCTCTCATCCTTGAAAAGGATTAGATGCTTTCTGAAATAGGCTCCCATGAACTTTTCTAATGAGACAGTGTTTTCCTTTTCAGAATTTTGTTCCCAAGCCAGGGATGTTTGTGCCCTTTGGATTGGGAAGCAGATTGTGTCCTGGCAGTGACCTAGCAAAGATGGAGATATGCGTTTTCATCCATTGTATGCTTCTTCAATATGAGTAAGTGACAAGTAGATCAAAGGATTGCAGGGATTCCATAGTATATTTGTTTTTGAGTAGGGTCTAAGAAGGGAGAAGCTGTTTCAATTTTTAATCTGCAAGTGTCCCATGAATGGCTATTGATTGAGGGAATGCAAAATTCTAGGCTTCTGAAAAAAATTGGATCACCCACTAAAGAATTTAACAAGTGTTTTTCTGGAGGGAAAAAATAAGGAATGGTAGATAACACTCCTAAAACTATTGAGAAGAGCTGAAATATGACATCGACCAGATCATTTGACTGGGAAGAGCTCCTAAATTCATCCAATTATACATGCTGACAAAATTAAGGGAACCCCCTTCCATAGGATTTCTTGCTATTTTGTTGGTTTTAATTACAAATTACTTTTCTTTCCATCTCTGCATCTAAGAAGAGATAAATGGGCTTGCTGCTTGAATATTGTTATGAGCTCTCATTTCCATCTTTGATTTGTGGCTGAGTGCAGAATACAGCGTTTAACACCAGACTGCAAGGTGAGATATTTGCCTCATCCTCGCCCCGCTGACAATTGTCCTGTTAGAGTGAGAAAGTTAAACTCATCATGAAAGTTTTGAATATCAGCTGCTGCTGAAATGAACAGAGAGACTCTCTAACAAATTTTTgttagacttagccaaatttatagagaatcatatAGAAGGGTATGTTCCCACTTGGGCACTCCCATTTTGGTGGGCACCTAGCTTCCTCTGATACAGGAAAACTTTTATGTAAATGCTATCTACATGGTGAAAATCAAAATAGAGCCATAAGAAACTGATTAGAGAGTAATGGCAGTTAAAGACTAAATCTATTATTGAAATAAATGTACTAATCTAATAGAAATGCAATGGAGATAACTATTTATATCTTATCTTTGACATAATATATAATAAGCTGAAGGATAATGCACAAATCGAAAAGTTGTGCAAGAAATTTTAGATCCTGGTATATATGAGAGTTTGGTAGTAGTATTGCAAATTTTTTAAGTTGAGAAGAGTTATGAGGTTGTAAATAAGACAATGGAAAATTATACTGTAGATTGAATTTGCTATATTATCATCTTAATATCAAAATTTGATCTGATAATCTGTATTCCTAATGATCCAGTGATATAGATTCTTTAAATTATGAGATTTGAATCAAAGGGTTGTAGTACAATTGGTGAGGTGAACTCTCCTCAGTTCTTGGTCCTTAGCCAAAGAAATATCAACATAAGCTCACACTCTTATATCAGCTAGCAAAACAAACACTCCTATATCAGATAGGAAAACAAACTTGTTGCTGATATACAATATTCCATCAATTTTATCTTTTTATAACACATGTATCATATGATGACCTTGCAATTAAAAAGAGTGGCATAGAACATTTATTTCATTAAAGCTGATGGTTGCATGATTCATGTGATTTTTGAGTATATGCATAGTACTTATTTAAACAGTCACAACCTAATGGTTAATATGTTAATTTCTGAATTAGATTATGTAGATTTTTTTGTCGCCAACATTTCAGATCTaattctatgatccatcatcaggacaGATAGCAAGAGAAGAGAATTCATAAAACTTGATCCAAAACATTGGCAAAAAAAAATCTACATAGTCTAATCCAAAGATTAACATATTGATCATTATAGACTATAGAAACTTCATGAATTTAACCTAATGATTGTTTTAAGTACATTgccaattgtaatatttttactgTTCCATGGTCCAATGGATATCATTTTGTAAAACTCTGTGGTTTAAGAATCTATTCCTGAAAGGTGGAAAGCTATTTTTCAGGAGTAGCTGTGGTGGGGGGACACGGGACAATCAGTTTTTTAAGCCAGATGGCAGCATGTAGTTGCTACCATTTCAGAAAAAATCTATAAACAGTGAATTAACAGTCGATCTGGTGCAGTTCCCTAAAAATCAGTAACAGCGCAAAAATAGTATTCACAGGGGACCATATTTCTGCATTTACCTCCTAAATTTCCTCAAGGAAACCTGCTAAAAAAAGTTATACAAGCCCCCCTAAATGAGGACAATGGGTTAGAAAAAAGTAGAACACCAGTTTCTTAAAATGTTGAAGTTATCATGTAACGAGCGAACCTTTTGGGTGTGTCAGCAGGTTTTCGGACTCaaattatttgtttgtttgttgctTGTATACAAATCATTTATCTGAATTTCAAATGCAAACCCAGCTGAGGAAGTGCAGGGAAAAGTGAATGATATATCTCGGTTTTTCTGCCTGGCTCACTTTCCAAGAGTGTTTGTGGGAATTCTCTGCTGTGAATTATTCTTGAAAGCAGGAATTAAATTTGACAGTCCAATATAACTGTCCAACAAATGTTTTATGATGGTTATCCATTCAAAAGTGTGCTTAATATACTAAGACACACTTGagtataaataaaattatatatgaattaaatatatatatctaatcTTACATTAATTTTGATGGTTTGTCTAAAATCTATTCTTTCATGTGCttcattttctttaaaattttgatagtaTTCTATGgtaactagtatacttatattctaaaaaatatatatgtaaaataatgCTGACATAATTGttttgcatgtttattagttgtcaagaaggacattGAGCTGAATAATGatgcactctttcactctcattaaagatgtaacaatTCATATATTTAGAGACAAGTGGCAATAGTTCTATTTTattcagagtaataaaataatacttatagagaaactaaaacatgcatgcatttacctgtcatctacacgtcaaatttattcaaaatcaattttttgtttatacttatatttaaaaaatatatgtaaaatatgcgagagatatcttataatagatagaagagaatcatctgtaaCATAAATGTTCTTcgaaaatactaaacaccaagaatacaaatccattaaaatcCTACATGCAAAAAGCCGCGAAtttagttggagacaagtggtggGGGTTCTATTTTAaatggagtaataaaataacaccacaAAAGTTGAAAcgtggcatatttcatgcatttacctgtcatttgcatgtcaatttttttcaaaaatggatttttgtttacggacattttgatgtcattgtagacgCCTTTCAGCATaataaaatactaaacaccaagaatacaaatccattaaagtcctacATGCAAAAACTCAtgaatctagttggagacaagtggcgagggttctattttatttggagtaataaaataacacctccacaaaagctgaaacatggcatattttaTACATTTACTTGTCATTTGCAtgccaatttttttcaaaaatgattttttgtttatggacattttgatgtcattgtagatgcctctcgacataataaaataatacttatagagaaaccaaaacatgcatgcatttccttgtcatctacacatccaatttaatcaaaatcatttttttgtttatggatatttgtatgtcattgtagatgcctctcgacataaaaATATCTAAATTCAGCATTGTGTGCAAGTCATTTTGGAAGTACAACAATGGATTCTACATTTGTATGGTTTAGCATCAAAACTACCTTAATTTGAAGACTTAGAagttgttggttaacaaatttatcTTTGAAAATAGGAAATATTTTGAACTCTGTGACCCTTTTAAAAGATCAAATCTATAACTAGCAGTTGGGTAAACTATATACAGTTTCCCTCTGAATTAAAGGTAAAGCTCCCTTTATGATTTTCAAGGAATGAGTTAAACAggaaaaaaaaattttaaacatacttttaactagaaagtactAAAGGCAAGCTATCATTCACACATAAACATGTCATGAATGTGTGTTTTATAAAATTGATCTCACTTTAACAAAGAACGCAAACTTTGCTTACTGCTCAGAAATTTAAATCTACATAGAAATTTACTGCCATAAACTTAAACACACATATTTAAGTCTATAATAATTGTTCATTTATTTCATTCATAGATAAAATGTCTTCTTCCAAAACATcataaatcaaaaccaaaacatatagcaaAATTATGAGTTCTTCCACAAAACCCAGACCTTTCCAAAGtcttttaaaaacatatatatagccAAAAAGGCTAATTGTCTTTTGGAAACCATAGTTACTTAAATCTATCATGAAGTAAAATTCAGTTTAAACATAACCAAACTATTCTAGAGCATGCCTAAAGATATTGAACAAAAAACTATAATCTGTTAACACAATCAAGGATGGTACTGTGACGTGGAACTCCCAGATTGGCTCTAAGTTGTTGCATGTTTCCATTCCAGATGGACCGCAGAGAAATTTTGGATGATTGCAAAGTTAGGGAGTCCGATGTGAGTGATccgttgcttccaaacttctttatccCACTTAGCCTGCACCACTTTGTCTGCATGATTATTTAGGTCGTTGATATATAGGTTTAGCAAAGATTATATCTTTGTGGTTCTAGAGAGGTCTTCAGTTATCAATGTTTTTGCATCCTATACATAATCGATCTTTTCTCTAAAAGATTGAATTATGCAATCTACAGTTTCCATGGTTTTGCCATCCTCTTTTAAGCATTTGACACCAATTCAACTCAGATTATTTCTCATTGACAAGGTAAGCTCGAACAAATCTTTCAATAAGTTGGAGAATTCTTCATACGCCTATTTCACAATTGAGTTTCGTCACTCTATATTCTTTTGGCATACATACAACACATTGTCATCCAATCCAAGTATTGCCTTCTCTGCTAAAAAATTCATTACACCATATTTTTTAACCTCACCCATCTGAGCGATTACCGCTAGCCTTTTTGCTTCCTCTTTCCTCCACAAGACTATCTTTGTTCCCAAATCTTTAATCACCACCATAGCATCATCATATACTTTACTCAAGTCTTTGATATAGCTTGAACCTTTTTGAATTATTTCCTCCAGCCATACCAAAAATACTTTGGTAATCATTTTGCTCCTCTATATTTGGCTCAACATTTATCGGTTGACTAGAGATTTAGGATCAAAAGATGTAGGCAATTGACAAATTGGTTGAGGGCTAGGATTGTGAATGTCATCAATATATTTGGTCATCAACCTTACTGTCTGCTTCAATTCCTATTTGGTTTTCTCGTCCTTCCTGGTTCTTGTGATGATCTTTTCAGTGAAAGCTTCCAAATGATGTACATCAGTGGCTCTTGTAGTAGTTCCGAGATTAATCTTCTTGATGGTAAAGTCCTTGGCTGTGGGATTTTCAACCTCCTCATTAGTCACCAAGATGAGCCACTTTTGTCGTCCAATTCCCTGTATTAGGATCAAAATCCAGTTTTGAGATAGTTTTCAGTTTCTTAGACTTAGGAGTCTTACCCAAGAACTTGCTCATCATGTCCTCTATTGGTAATGAAGTCGACACTACATTCCTCTTTTTGTTGATGACAGAGGTTTCCAACCATTAGGGAGTACTAACTGTTGCACTTTCCTACGCAGAAACTTGTTCTTGCAGCACATTCATCACTATCATTGTATTGGCAGGGTCTGCATCCTCTTCTAATGACTTTTCTGGATCAATAATTTCCATAGCTGGTATTTCTTGATTCGACTTTGTCATTACACTTTCACTTTCGTGAGGTTCTTCAAGATCAACCACCACAGTATTTTCTTGATTTCCCCTACCTTTACTTTTGGTTCTGGACCAAGTGGCTTGAGTAGGTAATTGGCTTACAAGGTATTTCTTTAATTTCTTATTGGTTGCACCTGCACCACAAGATTGAACAAATTTATGAGACGAAACAAttggaacctatgaagaaaggCCTTTGATAGTAGCTTTTCCAACTCTTTGTTCTCTCAACCATTTCCCAGTCCTTCAAACTATAGGGAATGTTCTATTTAGGAGTTGATCTTCTTCATCCTTTTCCCAATCTACCTCCGGAATTGGATGACCCTAAACTTTCTCTTCATACTATGGGTCCATTACATCATTTCCTTCTTCTTTAGCAATTCTAGAAATGTTCATCTCCAACCTCATAGTAATGATCTGGTTCACTATAAATCTTGACAACATTCTCCTCCTGACTTCAAACTCATCATAACAGTCCTCCCAAAAATCCTCTAACTGAGTTATATGAGTGAATCCAGGATTAAGGCTCAAATGTGTTTGTGCAAACCCTTTACTGCCAAAATTTGTGTGGACTACATAGCACTGCAAGTTAAGCTTCTTAAAATCCACTTCCAAGTTTAATGCATTAGAAATAGTTTTGCACATATAATGTCCTAATTCAACAGGGAAAGAAACTCTTGAACTTTGTTTTGCTATTGTCTTCTTGTCAATGTGAGCTAACTGCCTATAGATCTTTATTAATACAAAGTGGTCCAATGCATACCGCGATAGTctaaatggttcaccttcaaacCCTCCTACTCTTATGTAGGTGAATCGGGGAAACTGAATAAAGTAGATGCCATAGGTGCTTATCAATTTCATGGCTTAATATGACAGCCTTTGGTTTATATTCCCCTGCAATTCATGAATCAACCTACCCATGAACACATCATTCACCCTCCTAAAGTTTTCCTGACATCTATGTAACTATAGATGGGGATGATAATCATAAATCTTCATTCCTTCAACCCAAGGTTCATGATACAGTCCCGACCAAGGTCTTACACAAGCTAGACAATAAaatagataagaagacatatatctTTTTCCCAAGGTAGTTGCTTAAACCTTCATGAAGACTTTCTGTAATTAATTCTACCCAATTACCATTTAAAAGCACTtgaataaagaaatacatccaatcctcccagaaGAATGCTTGTTGGCTTCCCTTTTCCCTATGTAATAGGATTACAATATCCCTGACTAATCTGATTAGATGTTCTCTTGTTAACGGTTTAGGTAGCCTGGAACCTCCCTTCTAAAACTTTAACAACCAATTCCTATCAATGACACTTTTATATGTGGcctttttttagagaaaaatccATAGGATGAGGTTATTGTCCAGTCTTCGTAGGGTTCCTTCGGAGGAATTTTCATTACGGTCATTACGGCTTATCTGTTGATTCTCAATAACATCCCTCCATCTGCAGAACCTAATGCACCTATGTTCtgggtcatatctattcatgcattcTAACACCAATCTTGGGCATTGCACAATTGTAGGAAAAGCAACGACTTCTATTCACCCGTTGTTTACAGTCTTCTCCATCATTGGGGAATCCTTTGGGTTTTTAGCTCTCTAAGAAATCTTCCAAACAAGCCCGAGCTAATGAAGTATCCCCAAAATCAGGTAAAGAGCATATAAGACTGGAactctgttagacagttcaaataatcagaagacaactgagaggggggggtgtgaatcagttgtcacagattaccggaaccattagcaatttaaactttaatactggaacccaaaacattaataccaaaatagaagttaaaccaattaagaataaacaataatcacagaataaataccatccacatgacaccaagatttatacttggaaaacccaataaagggaaaaaccacagtgggaagcctacccatagtcagataatacttctgtagtaagtatgtgaattacaattgagggacctgcacttgcaagaaggccaatagcctagagtgcactactcaatacaaaaggagcctcattgactacatagaaatctagactacaatccggagaagtgttgaactgtaaaagatagattctcctatgcttgagtacagttccagttaagctcaataccgaaggactaaatcctcttacataaacccaattcgatctccaatgatcgaccaactcctcttcctaaatga
This window harbors:
- the LOC131076264 gene encoding ent-kaurenoic acid oxidase 2, which gives rise to MMMIESWASTVVVIVCGIYTIYYALRMFNSWWYKPTLKKDSAPLPPGDMGWPFLGNMLSFLRAFKSTNPEAFISSFVSRFRRVGLYKAFMFGKPTILATCPEVCKLILMDDVHFIPGWPKSAVELIGSKSFVGITFEEHKRLRKLTAAPVTGNEVLSKYLTWIEQTVDSDLEKWSKMDKVDFLTHIRKLTFDIIAYIFLSNETNEEIMALEREYTTLNLGVRAMAINLPGTAYNKALKARKNLVAILQSMIDRRRAEQGGKEDKKVDMLDVLLKVKDQHGRLLEDEEIIDLLVMYLNAGHESSGHMTMWTVVFLLQNPEMYAKAKAEQEDIVRRRPEGQKNLVYSELREMEYLHKVINESLRLVSFSSMVFREALDDVELNGYTIPKGWRIQIWMRNVHLDPEVYPHPKKFDPERWENFVPKPGMFVPFGLGSRLCPGSDLAKMEICVFIHCMLLQYEIQRLTPDCKVRYLPHPRPADNCPVRVRKLNSS